TCTAAAACATTTTGCCCCCATTGATGCCCCACTCCCCTTCCTGCAAGACATTTATAACACCCACCTCACCCGCAAAGCGACCACCATTGTGCGCGACGCCAGCCACCCCGCACACAGTCTGTTCAGCCTCCTGCCCTCAGGGAGAAGGTACCGAAGCCTCCGTGCCCGCTCCACCAGATTTCATACACCAGGCTGTCAGGAAGCTGAACTCTCTCCCCACCCTCCTACTCCCTCCTGGACACCTTGGACTCTGAACCCTGACCTTCAGAAACGGACTGTCTTTTGCACTACTCCTGCATAATATCATGCTGCTGCACTATTTGCACTATACAGGacaacatatattttattttttaaatgtatttattatatattttattttatttttggtataTGTCTATTTGTTGTGCACTTTATTGTCTTACTTCTCTTACTTTAATGTTGCCACCGCGGGATACTGAGAAACGTTTTCTCGATTCTTCTGTATGTTTGGCACATGTAAAGaattgacaaataaaaatcttgaatcttgaatcttctCTGCAAAGCAGGTTATTCAATAAACAACCAGAAGATAAAACCAGGTCCAGTGCAATGGTAGGGGAAACTCTGGGATCCAGTAGTACTCTAGATGAACAATACTTTcacaatttattaaaaaaaagttatcagACGACTTAATGAATAACATAATATTAGACattgtgcaggtgtgtttggaGAGCAGTCTCTATCAATATCTTATCAATAACTGTGGATTACACTATTAGTTTATAAATGACATTTACAGCCAACATCTAATTTATATATTGTCAATTGATGTATCAGTCTAGCTATAATGCATAGTGtctaatgtttttgtttgagtggCAGTATTTTTATCTTGTACGTGTTGTGTCTTGTGTTGATAGGTGCCCCTGGAGGAAGGCTTGAACAAAACCATCCAGTACTTCAGCAGAGAACTGGAGCACCAGGCCAACAACCAGTACATCCCCAAACCTAAAGCCGCCCGCATGAAGAAAGGCCGACCCAGACACAACTGAGGTCGGGTCTCCCACCGCAGACTCTCCACACAACACAGAAGGATGTTAAGACTCCTCAGAGGACCCTTGAAAAGCAACTCTCTGAAACACACTGTTGAGTAGTGCACTTTGGGATATGATGTCTTTTCTTGAGAAGCAGAGATAACTTTTTCACTCTCTTTAAAAAGATGATGTCGCCTCGCGTtggagcagcagctgcactgtGGGCTTCCTCACCGGAGCATGTGTTGTTGGATGGACAAGACTgaatcaaaaacagaaatttaagagaaaaaaatctcaaactACATTTTTTGTGGATTTGTGCTTTTGCTATTTAAATCGCCAACCTCAGAATCATGCAAACAGCTTGTACTGTGcttcagtgctttttttttttttaatagtttgatGGTACTTTGTCTCCGAAGATGAGCTAACTGACTTTGTTTTTCCATTGGATGTTTTGTCCTCTTATCAGTGGCTTGGCAGCACCCCGTTGGCTGTTCATGCAGCGCACTGCAGAACTGGATAAATCCTCCAGAAAGATAATCAATCATTACCTGTTTATCAGGACTGCattgtgttttactttgtgAAATCTCATGTCAGGATGTGCATTATCAATTTCAGGTGAAGATgctattttaataaaatatttccaaTATTTTGTGTATGATAAAATTAGGGAAGAagacatttgtgtgtatgtgacacaTTTCTACAAAAACAGGGGACTCAGGCAATATGGAGCCAAGTATCTTTATTTTGTCAAGTGATAAGACAAgaatttaattatttcatacaaatcaGCTGCCTCACAGCTTTACTTGTAGAGCAGAGGCAATGTTTAATGagagcaaaaacacatttctgtgttttctaaCCAGTATGTAAGGATGGTGAGAAAGAGTTGCAAGGGGGTTATACTTCTGGGTCTAACCAATTAAGACGAAGAAGCCAGAGCAGCTGTGGAGTACTTGGATGTTGACAGCCGTGTGACAGGTGTAAAACTACAGACTATCACGGGCTGTATTCTCTCAAAATGAAGACAGGAGGCTGATGAAGAAACAAACCCCTTCAACCACTGTGTGTGAGATTGGAGTTAATAGTAGTCATAGTTGACATTAGCCCCATGTCTGTAAGACGAAGTGTCACGCGGACCCATTGGGGCATTTTCATCATAGTGGTGCTGACGCCCTTGGTCATTGGCGCGTGCGTGGTCCATCCAGTACGATAGGTCAGCCTCCAGCCTCTGGTGAGGAAAAAACACCACAGACTTGTTAGGAAACTCAGCCTTAACAACGCAGATGATAAGGTGTCCACTTAGACTGTTGGCAGGCACAGCTGTGGCAAATAAACATGCATGAAAGGCAAACATTGAAAAGGCCAATGCTCTGACAGCTTTGACCTTTTAAGGAAGCATCAGCAAATGGCATACACTCTTAAGTGTCATGCATGCTGTTTGAGATATTGCTGTACTGGCTGAAACACAAATGCTTTCAGCTGTCAATAGTAGTGGTGGTAGGGGGTTATTTTGTGCATCCGTTCCTTACTGTCCCTGGTGAATTTGACATGGCAGCCACTGACCTGAAAGAAAACTCAAACTTGCTTTGTAAGTGCggttatatttgtgtttgagaGGGAATTCATGTATTCAGCTCAAcgtttgtatttattcattcagtcagaCAGCGACATTGTGAGGAATTATTTTTCAGACATCAGATGAGAGTACAACTTACTCTACCTTTGTCACTCCACATTTTTATCCTTCACATGTCTGAGGTATATAAAATCCAGATaaagtttttatctgttttatctttttttgtgtttttatctttttttgtgtgtttcgtatttatgttttttgtatgttttatcttttgtcaggtttaaaatccagtttttctcaataaaatgaaatgttcatgACTAAATAAGTAAGTTTAAGTTTTGAAAAAACATCCTCAGATAACACTAAAATACTCAGCTAATCTGTTTCATAAGGATTGCAGGGCTGTAGTTTGATAAGATTTAGCTGACAGTTGCCTGGCAACACACACAACTTTCATCAGAGTCTGATTTAAATGTTGCTACGTTCTGATTGGTGCACAGTGTGGTGTCACCTTTTCCTACTGAGTCCTGCCCACTTTAAAACAGTGAGAACAGTACAGACAAAATATGGTTTTCATGCTTTTCAGGGTTTTTAATCGTTTAAAGTCAATGCTCATTATTAAACCTGGAGGGACTCTTTAAGGGTAacccaccaattttacacatcaacgtcaatttattattcaaaattCAGCCTGTGAAAAGTTGTATGATGTCAACTGTGGCTCAGATTTATTAAAGAAATTTACGGCTCAGCGGTTGGAGTTTAGAGGGGAGGATCTAACAAAAGACACTTTGGAGTTGCATTACAGGAAGTGAAGGATCCAGTGTATTTGCAATTTCACCCATAAGAGGCACCAAAAGTCAGGAAATGTCTTGAGGAaaggcctctgctgcttcatctTTTACTGGTCTTTTGTGGTATGTCTCTCCAAAGTCCCCAACTTTATAACACTAAATCCTTTGAGTGGTCTTTTAAGGTAACATACAAGTGAGTCACATTAGGATATGGAAActgatttttacaaaaataatattgGCAGCACATAATTTGAGAAATTTATGGTCAGTCTGATGTTGGAAAAAAGGTGAACAAAGCGTGAGGTCTTGGTAAGAGTGAGACTGATGACAGAAAGTTTGTGTCTGTAGTTTTAGTGTTTCTgtaatctgtgtgtgaatgtgtgtgtttctgaagcTCAACGGAAATCTTTTTACTCTAAAGTTAGGAACTCtatctgctttttaaaacatcTATCAGTGTTGTTTCTGTTGCAAGCCGTCATGAGTTCAAGGGTGAAACTCTGGTCAAAACTCACCTGCTCATCATAGCCCATGTACATGAACTGCATAATCCATTGCTGTACATCTGGTCTACTGCGATCCCAAATGTTCCTTTTGGTCCTGCTCAGCTTTGCCAGGAACTCTTGAGCCTTGGAAGGAGTGACGGCGACGGAGGACTTTGAGGAGACAGTACCAGCTCCTGCCACTGGATGGAGACACAATAAGGGCAGAAGAATGAAAGGGCACTTACCACAGGTGTTCATTGTATCAACTGTATGATAAAACTGTGTGAATATTACCATCTCTTCTCTTTAAGATCTTGTGCAAGCTGCTGCCGTCACTGGATACATCTGTGAAAAAGAGTCATCTGAGACTTAATGAGTAAAAGTTGTAGGTTTTTGCCAGTAAAGGGTAAGCAGAACATCTGAAGTTGCtttttaatttgacaattttaaataagtttgttcagttttgctcAGTTTTCATTTATAGATGCAAATGTTAAGTTCCCAACTCACATCAAAGGAAACTAGCTAGTGGccaatttgcatttaaatatacagtatttgtgatGACGTCTCCCTTCCTGATCGTCTCTCCCACTGGAGCAGCTACACTGTGTGACGAATGGTCATACACACAAAGTGTGCATTAATGAGGTATCCTGTCCCTTTTTGCACGTTGCAGTGGCATTTGATGGTTCTGTACAAACACCGACATTTTGGCCAGCATTTCCATAAGTCTAAgagattttatttcatctgtttttctgaaaagctgaaacataATACTAATGTTTTCTTCTAAGCTAAATCTATACTATGCATCTCAGAATATGTACAGACATCCAGTCCATATCTAGAAGTAGAGTCTGTCTTTGCTTCAGCACAAACCATTTTCAGTGTGCAGTTGTACAGAGGTGGAACACAAGGATACCGTTGGAGAAAATTGCTTGCACATGTTTTTCTCCAGTTTGTCATGCAAATGAGCCTTGAACAACAGATTCCAGCAAAACTTTTCTCGTTTCAATGGCCACAGAGGgactttttaatcttttctccTCCCTACATTCCCTCTGCAGTATGTCACTGCACAGTCGTCATTAAAAAGCAGTGATCCTCCTGACATCTGGATATTTAATGCATGTTAAAGTAACGTCAAACAAATGTCAGAGGGTAGAACAACACTGTAAATGATTAAGAGCTGTGAGAatgctttttcaaaatgtgcatATGAAGGTTTCTTTCTAAGGAAGACAAATGTTTAACTAGTTATGGTTCACTTTTTGGAAAATACACCTATAGACAGCCCACTTTATATCTGGCATCCTCTGGTGTttaaacaaagaggaaaaaagacaaacaaatgtgtTAGAAAGTTGATGTAGTTGTGCCCACTgtgcatttttattaattttatcaGAACAATAATTTGTTGTTCAGCGTTACGAGATGAGATGGAGATGCACAGTAGGCTGCTATCTGCACAGCTATGAAACTGTATTGACTCTGTGAGGTTATATCATAGCAtatagagattaaaaaaaaacactgggcCTTAAGTAGAGCCCTGTGGCACACATTTGGTACTGTGGGAATCAGGGGATTGATAACCAAacttaataagaaaaaaaaaaaaaaggatctgtGAGGTATTTCCTGAAACAACTGGAATTGCAGTGCAATTCTGCAGCTGTGGTGACGGCACTGTGAACACCATGTAACAGACTTTGGGGTTATTACTATAGACCGGAAAGTTTTCAAGTTATTCTACCTCAGAAGGAATTAATTCTCAGCTGGTGAAAAGTGTATAAAAGCCTTTCTAAAGACAATAATATAGTGAGAGCTGTCTCAGTTAAGAGCCACTCCAGTATTATTGCTTGTTTTAGTCAATTTATTCCAGTTATTCTTTACAAGACTGCCAACTACTTTCCAAAACATgccatttgtttttaataacagTATAACTTTGACAGTAATAAAAGCAGACATGGTGTTCACTGTGATAGATTTCCCATCTCAAGTAAGTCTTGTGCATGTTCAGTTTCCCACCCgattgaaatgaataaaataagcTTGATTACATCCAAGCTTgtgaaatatattcaaatatgtgctatgttttgaaaaacaaagttgtctgtcttcaaacatttttttagacaggctcctttttccatttttctgcaAGACATGCagttattcatctttttttttttttttttaactgaaattactgttaaaaaacCAGACTACCACAAAAATCTAGAAATGTATTCAAGGCCAGAGGATGAAGGACAGATGTATGTGGGTGAAAAAAGTGCAGCATGCATGATCAAAGCAGAGCGAAAAGAGACAAAAcgcaacaaaaagaaaaagattgagCTCACCTCTAGTAGCCAACAGTGTCAGCAATGCAGCTAGCCCCATTAACCTCAAACAGAGTTTCTGGGAAGCCATCTTTCCCCAACCGGTCAGAGTCTTTACAGCTATGCATAAAGTGCTGCACAACCAGAGGGAAGAGTGGGCGGCAACCCAGACTTTCCAAGTGGAAACTGGCCTATGGCACTGGAATGTCGTTTACCTCCCTGCCTACAGAAACAAGACTGCAACCGAAAGATTTTCCACTCTtaaatgaattttcatgtgCGTCTCAGGTACTTTTCCAGGAAGAAAAAGCAGAATTCCCCTGTTACTGACTGTGGTTTGTA
This genomic interval from Thunnus thynnus chromosome 11, fThuThy2.1, whole genome shotgun sequence contains the following:
- the ecrg4a gene encoding augurin-A, which encodes MASQKLCLRLMGLAALLTLLATRDVSSDGSSLHKILKRRDVAGAGTVSSKSSVAVTPSKAQEFLAKLSRTKRNIWDRSRPDVQQWIMQFMYMGYDEQRLEADLSYWMDHARANDQGRQHHYDENAPMGPRDTSSYRHGANVNYDYY